The following nucleotide sequence is from Candidatus Hydrogenedens sp..
TAACCCTATCCGATGTAAAGTTAAAATTAACGGCACAAGAAATCCTTTTGCCAATGAGCATTGCGACCTTTTTCCCGGAAAAGGTGCTGTTCCATTCGCTGCATATAAATGGATTGGCTATTTCTTTTTTCCCGGGGGAATTATGTGTGGAATATGCCCTTCGTCTTCGCGAGTATGCATTAGAAGCAGGATATAAGACCCATTTTACAGTAGGTTTGGCTAATGATTATCTTTTGTATTTTGTCCCCAAACATCTTCTTTTCGATAAAACATACGAGGCAGGGGCTAATTTCTTTGGACCTCAAGCCGAGAAATGGGTATTAAATACCTGTTTATCTTTATTAGGGATAGAAAAACCCGAATTACAAAAACCAGCCGTTGATTTTCCTCAAATAGACAAGACAAATCAAAGGGTTTCTATTGTAAATCTGACAGGGACTTCTTATGAAAGAGGGTATGCACGAGGACAATTTTCAAAGGAACAAATTCAGAAACGATTTGAAGAATTGATACAAAAACCTATATTAGAAGGACGATACCTACCCGAACAAGGTTTCTTTTCTTCCATCCCTTCATCCTGGATAAATATAAGTTCTTTAATTTTACCTGCTATGGCAATTAGTATTCGTCCATGGGCAAAGAAATTACATTCGGAAGTGATTGATGAACTCATAGGTATTTCGGATGGTGTAGAAATGCCATTTGATAAAATCTGGCTCTTACAAAATGCCATAAATATACAGAATGCTCAATCATATAATCTGTTATTTGATACACCTTTATGTACTGCTATTGCTATTTACGGGGAACGGGCAGGAGCAAAGGATGTCCTTATTGCTCATACAATTGACTGGGCAATCAATGAGTCCCCGGTAATATTTCGAAATCAGACGGCTAATGGAATAAATTTCATTGAGATTGGTTTCCCTTGGTTTGATGGAACAATATGTGGAATGAATCAAGCAGGTATTGTATTGTCTATAACCCGTGATGCCTCTATAAAAACAAATCTATTGGAAGATACGCCGGGTCCAGAGTTTACAGCGAAGCATATTTTATCCACATGCAGCACCATCGAAGCGGCTATGGAAGAAATATCCAAAATAACTATCTCACAAGCATACCATATACTCCTGGCAGGCAAGAATAATAAAGGAAAATGGGCTACTCTCCTATTCCCAGCACCAAAACCAGAAGATACCATTGCTCAAAATCTCTATCAACAGGGCATCTTATTAGGTTGCGGTTCAATTGCAAATGCATCGGAATCTACGGTGAGAAGATATTCAAATCTATTAAAAAAATTGGAAGAGGAACGAATTATCAGTCCGGAAGAACTCAAAACAATTATGACCTCTTCCGATAATCAGGATACTTCTCCTGCTCAAATATGGAACGAAAATAGCCGTTTAAGTGTAATCTTTGAACCGACAGAGAAAAAAATCTGGTTATCTGTCAGGAATAGCGATGGAAATCCTTCAGAATTTATACCTATAGAATCAGGGAATTGATTTTTCTTATGAGTGAAACCATGCGTGTATATAGTGGATTCGGAACGCAGAAGCGAAGACACAAAAGTGGTTTTTTAA
It contains:
- a CDS encoding neutral/alkaline non-lysosomal ceramidase N-terminal domain-containing protein, which gives rise to MGNQNIFLHKVFILCFVFSSLFLYPFHAVALKAGAVKAEITPDLGVPLNGYGARLGKGARAVHDPLWAHVLYLADDETEVFLVSLDLCVVDRELREKVIAMAPENFPPQNIIMTATHTHNGFGGMCKNYPIRFVSGRYIPELVERTARIISQALRDAKEKAKNAVLGYGSIQQNDLTCNRRYPGGPMDPQIGFIVIEDANGNEIAIIANMAGHPTSIGDEDFYSFSSDYPGYYYLEIEKLASPGCVPFFLNGAEGNQTIQSPEQTSGWARTEKVGRLLAQRVYEAQKNVTLSDVKLKLTAQEILLPMSIATFFPEKVLFHSLHINGLAISFFPGELCVEYALRLREYALEAGYKTHFTVGLANDYLLYFVPKHLLFDKTYEAGANFFGPQAEKWVLNTCLSLLGIEKPELQKPAVDFPQIDKTNQRVSIVNLTGTSYERGYARGQFSKEQIQKRFEELIQKPILEGRYLPEQGFFSSIPSSWINISSLILPAMAISIRPWAKKLHSEVIDELIGISDGVEMPFDKIWLLQNAINIQNAQSYNLLFDTPLCTAIAIYGERAGAKDVLIAHTIDWAINESPVIFRNQTANGINFIEIGFPWFDGTICGMNQAGIVLSITRDASIKTNLLEDTPGPEFTAKHILSTCSTIEAAMEEISKITISQAYHILLAGKNNKGKWATLLFPAPKPEDTIAQNLYQQGILLGCGSIANASESTVRRYSNLLKKLEEERIISPEELKTIMTSSDNQDTSPAQIWNENSRLSVIFEPTEKKIWLSVRNSDGNPSEFIPIESGN